TCGGGTTATTAATATATAACTACAGCTAAATTAATTTTCCCTAATCATCTGCAAGTTTTGGAGGATTAAAAAGAGGCGCCCATTCAGCATTATCAGCGCAGGCGTCACTATTTGGTGATGCTCCTAAGCAGGGGCCGAATAGATTATCACCATCAAAATCTTCAAAGTACCAAGTATCTTTTACCGGAAAGTTTATCGTAACTGCCTGATTGCCATCTGCAACCACTGTGAGGTTAAGCGGCATATAATAAATAAAGATGTCTTGATCAGCGCCTTGTTGAAATTTTACTTGATCCCAAAGGGCCGTATTGCCAAAGAGGCCACGTTTATGCCCCGATTGGCTGTCGCTGCTATTAAAGAATACAGTACGTGTAGGGCCAAGATTATCAGTGTTCCAGCTTTCACCAGGCAAAACAAAACCTAGCTCATCGCCGCTAGTTGCATCTATAAAAGTAATATCGCCTTGGTGATGTCCTAATGAACCTTCATTTATAAAGTCATCATCAGATAAATAAATGCGCAGTGTAGTCAATGTATCTGCATTATTGATAGGCATGGTAAGCTCAACAAAATAAAATTCAAATTTGGCGGCAGAGTAATTACCTGCAGCTAAGGTCTTGGCTGGTAAAGTAAAGGTCGAAGTTAGATCAACAATAGGTGCAGCCGCCAACGTGCCGCTATCAGCAATGATATCTACGGTTTCATTGCTATCGCTTATAAAGCTTAGTCGCTTTATGCTTACGCGATACTTACTAGGCGTCAAATAGCTAACTACGCCTCCATCTTGATCGCAGTCTAGTCCTGCGGCAAAGGTTGGGTCGTCGTGCATTGGTGCGGGAGTAGGGCAAACCGCTTGTTTGAGCGCGGTATTAATTTTAGGCAATGATAGCGCGCGGGTAAGGCTTATATGCAAGGCATTAATAGAGGTGGCTTGCGTAGAAAAATCAGCTTTCATTTGTATTGTAGCAACGCCTGAGCCTTGTGTTAAAATTGTCGTATCATCGTCATTGCTACCACAAGAGATGACAAACAGTGCCAATATGCCCATCAGAGTCGGCCAATATTTACGCATACCTCTCTCCTAACAAGCTAAAACGCCTATTATAAACAACGGTATTTTATTAAGCGGTGTTTAGTGTTTTTTTAATATTTTTAGGGTTGTGGGTTTAAAGCGAAGGCTACAAGTGCTTCCCCGCATTCGCAGGCAGTGTCATGGTGGTATGCAGGATAGTTAGTATAACAAGCAATGGCAGCTAAGCATGCTGAAAGACGATCACATATAATTAATGTGATAGTTCATTTAATAACTTTGATAACGCCATTATTTCAATACCGTTTTTAAGGCGACGAGATGCGCCATCAGGAATAGTTAAAATGTAACGAGTCTTAGCGGGTAGATATTTGCTTGCCGCTAATAAAGTATTGGTATCGTGAGTGGTTGGATGCGAAGTGGCTTTAGCTTCAATTGCCCAAATTTTGTCTTTTATTTTAAGTATAAAATCAACTTCAAGACCGCCACGTGTGCGAAACGTATGTATGCTAACATGTTTATCGAGAGCTGTGGCAGTGGCAAAGAGTTGGCTAACTAATAGATGTTCAAACAAGGCACCAACACGATCAAGAGAAACTGAAAAATTATTTAGTAATCCATTTAAAACACCTGGGTCAAAAAAATAGAATTTATTATGTTTAATAAGATCAGCGGTAGTTACCGTATCTGTAAATGGAGTCAATCTATATACCAGTAAAGTATCTTCAAGAATTTCAAAATATCTAATGGTGCTAGTACGTGAAACTTTTGCAGCTTGTGAAATTTTTGAAAAATCTAAAAATTGCCCAGAAACACTTGCCGCTACTTTAATAAACCGCGAAAATCCTTGCAGATTACGCGAGAGGGCTTCAGCCTGAATTTCTTCTGTTAGGTATGTGCCAGCATAAGCCTCAAGCAGTTTTGTTGCAGTAGAGATATCTGGTTCGAGGTATGGCTCGGGCAATGTACCGAGTGCCATTGCACGTTTGGCGTTAAAGCCAGCGCCAAGCTCGTATTGAGTGAGTGGCCCAAGAGTGTAATTTAATATGCGACCAGGTAGCAAATTGGCTTTGCCCCGGCGTAACTTACGTGCACTTGAGCCCGTGAGTAAAAATTTAAGCGCCTTTTTTTCTTGCTTAGCATCATCAATTAAAGCTTGCACGGTGTTAAGCATTTCTGGGATGCGTTGTATTTCATCAATAAATACCGTTTTGGGACGTATAGCGGCAATTCGTTGTTCAAGCTCATCGGGATTTGCAGTAAAGTTAAGAAACTCGCTTTCACGGGCTAAATTTATGGTTAAATCAGGAGCCAATTGCTGCATTAGCGTTGATTTGCCGGTTTGTCGCGGCCCCAACAGCAAAACGCTTTTGCTTGTTTTTTTAATATTTGCTTGTAGCGCTCTGTCTATCATGTGGTCATTTTTACATACAAAATGACCATTGAGAAGTAAAAAATACCTCAACTATAAAACAATTTTTACTTAACCAACCTGATTTTGGCTTCAATGGAACCGCAGTCATGTAACTGCGGAAATAAGCTGATAATTGTAACTTATGCTTGTGACATCTACGGTAACATAAACGATAAATTAGTAAGGCGTTTTACCGGTAAATCTCTTTCTTAAGCAAAGCGTCAGTCAACTTATTAAACGCAACAAAAAAAATAGTGCGTGTACTTATTGATATCTTATATTAAAAAATTTGGCTAAATTGCTTAACCGATAATTTTGCATTTATATGAACTTAGTTTTTTATCATTTGAAATTATTGGATAATTGTTGCTGATGCTTTGTGCAACCAACATTCTATCAAACGGATCTTTGTGATAAAAGGGCATGGAGCCAAGCAGGAGGGCATCTTCAGCTCTGAAATCAAGAAGTTCAAAACCAGACTCAATGGCTTTTTCAACAGGATTAAATGAAATCTTTAATTTACCCAGTGATGACTTAATTTTTATTTCTGCAATAGAAATTGAACTTACATATACTGTATTCGCCAGGGTTTCAATTTCGTCTCTTTGCTTAGCTGATAGATTTTCTGGTTTTGCAAGGCATCATAGAAAAATATGCGTGTCAATTATGATATGCATATTATTACCATAAAACATGCGGTTAATTTCTGGATCCTCGTCATCAAAATTTTGGGGAATTTTTATTTTGCCTTTGGCTACACCAAGCTTTCTTTTTCCTTTACGGCGATGCTGATCTAGATCTGCTATCGGAAGATTATTTTTTGCGATAGTAACTTCTTCTCCGTGATATACCATATCGAGTAATTTTGAAAGTTGCGCCTTGGCTTCAGATACATTTACAATCATAGTAACTCCATAATCTGATTGTCCTATATAGAGTTGATATACCATAATAGAGACCAACATGGGCAACGTTATAGCCTATGGCTGTATGCAGAAGACTGTAAGCAATATATAAAAAGTTATTAATATTATTTATTAGCCAGTGATGCGGCAGTAGCTTAAATTATACTGAGACGCATCACTGGTTTAGCAATTTACTTAGTTAAAATTAATCACGTGAACTTTCATCAAAACGTTTATCAACTTGCTCAGCATGAGCCATAGCGTCTTCGCGATAACTTTCACCTAAGTGGGCTAATTCATCAAGCATAGCTAAGCATTTGCGATATTGTTTTTTAAGGTAAATTACTGCGTTGTGGTAATTATTGCCAGATGGCGGTGGTGATGAAACTTTTGAATTAATATTGGCTTGGGTTTTCGCAGCGTTTTTAGTGCAGCGATCGCTTTTGTGGTTGTTTTTGTTAGGTAACTGTTTGAATCGCTTGACTCTAGTACTGTGACGAGTTTGATCCTTCATTAGGTTTTACGGCCTCCGTTTTAGGCATGTGAAACTTAGAGGAGCATTGCTGGTGCAAACAGCAGTGCTTCTCGCTTAAAAAAATATTTTAGTTAGTTGTGTTGATGATGCCCCCCCTTTATTAAATGAATTGATATTTGCAGAGCATCATGCAGGGGATCCTCTGTCAATAGTAAATGATAGTATAATTTATAAATAAATAAAGATAGTTGGGTATAAAGTACTTATGCTTATGTAGTTAAAAAAATGGTGAGATAAAACAATACTAAATATAAATGCTATATAAATTATGGTATTTTTAAGTTTGAATATTCGGACTTTGCAGCTAAAGCATTTTGAATTGTTGGCACTGGTAAGGTTATAGGGAGGTTATAGGGGACACTGTCTTATAAAAATTCAACCGTTATCCGAAGCACAAAAAAAACATAAAAATAAAAATACCCTGTATTACCTGTTGTCGTTTTTTAATGCTCAAAAGGTTGCTCATAAACGCGCTATGGGCAAAAACTGACCACGACGGTCAACGTCTCGGCTTAGGTTTTCTCAATTACCGACTTTGAAGTGCAGGTCTAAGCAGTGTCCCCTTTACTTCCCTGTACTTCCATAAATCAAATCCAACGTTGCGTAATGTTGGTGGTATAATTGCTTTTGGCAATCTAGCTATTTAGTCGGCTAGCTGCAAAGATGGTTGTATTCGAGATTTTTGGTTACCATTACGCTGTCTATGATGATCATCATGTGCAATGCCAAGAACTAATAAAATAACAATAATACTTACGCCTACAAATATGGCGATACGACCAGATTTATGCTGACAACATGAAATCATAGCACGCCAATTTAGGATAAGATGAAGTAATGCCAAGATAATGAGTATAAGACCACCAAGTTCGTGCAGAACCATTATCCCAGGAATACGAATATGAAAAAACATCAAAATCCCAGTAACGCTTATAGCTATAAAGGTGAATCCGGTAAGTGGATTTAGCCAAAGGCGATAATTTTTTTGTTTATTAGTGCCATTTTTTTACTCCTTAGACACAAAGACATCCAATAGAGCGGCGTTTAGTGTTTTTAGAGGTCTAAAGAAACCGTATGATCACCAGCTTCCATTTTAGCAACCATTGATTGGCTCGCCTCAAGTTTGCTAGCTACGGCACTCTGGCTCAGTTCCATCTTTCGGCGTTTGCAAGAAGGAGCATGCCCCTAGGGCGACACATTTTTCACGTTTAGTAATGAAGGATAGGCTTTCATTAGATTAATTAAAGTGATATAAAATTAAACATTAGGAATTAAAGAATTATGCCGACTATAAGTACATTTTTAGGGATAGCTATTCGTATGTATTATAACGAACATGCACCGCCACATTTTCATATATATTATAATGAATACTTAGCTGAAATAAGAATTGATACATTTGAAATAATTGCAGGCAATCTTCCCAAAC
The sequence above is a segment of the Deltaproteobacteria bacterium genome. Coding sequences within it:
- a CDS encoding DUF4160 domain-containing protein, whose amino-acid sequence is MPTISTFLGIAIRMYYNEHAPPHFHIYYNEYLAEIRIDTFEIIAGNLPKRVLSLVIEWAIEHRTELFDNWHKSEQHLPLNSIAPLE
- a CDS encoding type II toxin-antitoxin system VapC family toxin; the protein is METLANTVYVSSISIAEIKIKSSLGKLKISFNPVEKAIESGFELLDFRAEDALLLGSMPFYHKDPFDRMLVAQSISNNYPIISNDKKLSSYKCKIIG
- a CDS encoding type II toxin-antitoxin system Phd/YefM family antitoxin — translated: MIVNVSEAKAQLSKLLDMVYHGEEVTIAKNNLPIADLDQHRRKGKRKLGVAKGKIKIPQNFDDEDPEINRMFYGNNMHIIIDTHIFL
- a CDS encoding ATP-binding protein, producing MIDRALQANIKKTSKSVLLLGPRQTGKSTLMQQLAPDLTINLARESEFLNFTANPDELEQRIAAIRPKTVFIDEIQRIPEMLNTVQALIDDAKQEKKALKFLLTGSSARKLRRGKANLLPGRILNYTLGPLTQYELGAGFNAKRAMALGTLPEPYLEPDISTATKLLEAYAGTYLTEEIQAEALSRNLQGFSRFIKVAASVSGQFLDFSKISQAAKVSRTSTIRYFEILEDTLLVYRLTPFTDTVTTADLIKHNKFYFFDPGVLNGLLNNFSVSLDRVGALFEHLLVSQLFATATALDKHVSIHTFRTRGGLEVDFILKIKDKIWAIEAKATSHPTTHDTNTLLAASKYLPAKTRYILTIPDGASRRLKNGIEIMALSKLLNELSH